The following are encoded together in the Kiritimatiellia bacterium genome:
- a CDS encoding flippase-like domain-containing protein, whose protein sequence is MGGARRILSVGVRVGLCVGLMGFLLRRLDLAEFGRVLAGAAAQWPWWLAGLGFTFLGLFAGAWRWAELLAAQGLRLPFGQVFSIFFIGQFFNAFMLGACGGDVARAYYVTRRAGGGRRAEAASTVLVDRAIGLWVTIAFGCVMIAVDHALFAHYPANRWPAIFMWALLAGSAAAAWLLFRRNLAEHPWLAARLNPASRVGGLVRRVYAAFYLYRRRPALLAGAAGLSLVNLFGLTLACWSFARSLGVDAPLAVFFALFPVITVVAAIPLTPGSLGVRESLFVTLFAAVQVGDETALSLSLLVYAGSLVWSLFGGAIFLGYAAGEGHGFREELEAIQHDAPREGLP, encoded by the coding sequence ATGGGCGGGGCGCGGCGCATCCTCTCCGTCGGCGTGCGGGTGGGGTTGTGTGTCGGCCTCATGGGTTTCCTGCTGCGCCGCCTCGATCTCGCGGAGTTTGGCCGCGTCCTGGCGGGGGCCGCCGCGCAGTGGCCGTGGTGGCTGGCGGGCCTGGGCTTCACCTTCCTCGGCCTCTTCGCGGGGGCCTGGCGGTGGGCTGAACTCCTCGCCGCCCAGGGGCTTCGGCTCCCGTTCGGGCAGGTGTTCAGCATCTTTTTCATCGGCCAGTTCTTCAACGCCTTCATGCTCGGCGCCTGCGGCGGCGACGTGGCGCGCGCCTACTACGTGACGCGCCGGGCCGGCGGCGGCCGCCGGGCCGAGGCGGCCTCGACCGTGCTCGTGGACCGGGCGATCGGGTTATGGGTTACGATCGCCTTCGGCTGCGTCATGATCGCCGTCGACCATGCCCTGTTCGCCCATTATCCCGCCAACCGGTGGCCGGCGATCTTCATGTGGGCGCTCTTGGCGGGCTCCGCGGCCGCGGCCTGGCTGCTCTTCCGCCGGAACCTGGCGGAGCATCCCTGGCTGGCGGCGCGGCTGAACCCGGCCTCGCGCGTCGGTGGTCTGGTCCGCCGGGTCTACGCCGCGTTCTATCTCTATCGCCGGCGGCCCGCGCTCCTGGCCGGGGCGGCCGGCCTGTCGCTGGTCAATCTCTTCGGCCTCACCCTGGCCTGCTGGAGTTTCGCCCGGAGCCTGGGCGTGGACGCGCCCCTGGCGGTGTTCTTTGCCCTCTTCCCCGTGATCACCGTCGTCGCCGCGATTCCCCTGACCCCGGGCAGCCTCGGCGTGCGCGAGAGCCTCTTCGTGACGCTCTTTGCCGCCGTGCAGGTCGGGGACGAAACCGCGCTGTCGCTGTCCCTGCTGGTGTACGCCGGCAGCCTGGTCTGGAGCCTGTTCGGCGGGGCGATCTTCCTGGGCTACGCCGCCGGGGAAGGCCACGGCTTCCGCGAGGAACTGGAGGCCATTCAGCACGACGCGCCGCGGGAGGGGTTGCCGTGA
- a CDS encoding DUF167 domain-containing protein, whose protein sequence is MNWAQPAPGGTRLTLRIVPRADRDAVQGVQGEALKIRLRAPPVDNKANAALIEFLADRLVLPRSRIRLLSGASGRNKLVLVSGMDAAEIARRLPLS, encoded by the coding sequence GTGAACTGGGCGCAGCCGGCGCCCGGCGGCACTCGGCTCACGCTACGCATCGTGCCGCGCGCCGACCGCGACGCCGTTCAAGGGGTGCAAGGCGAGGCGCTCAAGATCAGGCTCCGTGCCCCGCCCGTGGACAACAAGGCCAACGCGGCGCTGATCGAATTCCTGGCCGACCGGCTGGTTCTGCCGCGCTCGCGAATCCGGCTGCTTTCCGGCGCCTCGGGCCGGAACAAGCTGGTCCTGGTGTCCGGGATGGACGCCGCGGAAATCGCCCGCCGCCTCCCTCTATCGTAA